A part of Arachis hypogaea cultivar Tifrunner chromosome 12, arahy.Tifrunner.gnm2.J5K5, whole genome shotgun sequence genomic DNA contains:
- the LOC112727849 gene encoding vacuolar protein-sorting-associated protein 11 homolog — protein MYQWRKFEFFEEKYAAKCVVPDGEEDDDLATKKITCCSSGRGKVVTGFDDGNVCLFDRGLKFNYAFKPHASSVLFLQQLKQRNFLVTIGEDEQLSPQQSPLCLKVFDLDKMQPESSSMTSPDCVGILRIFTNQFPEAQITSFLVLEEVPPILLIAIGLDNGSIYCIKGDIARERISRFKLQVESYSDKTLSSINGLGFRVDGRSLQLFAVTPSSVSLFSLHDQPPRRQTLDQIGCDGHSVAMSDRSELMIGRPEAVYFYEVDGRGPCWAFEGEKKLLGWFRGYLLCVIADQRTRKHTFNIYDLKNRLIAHSASVKEVSHMLYEWGNIILIMSDKSALCIGEKDMESKLDMLFKKNLYTVAINLVQTQQADAAATAEVLRKYGDHLYSKQDYDEAMAQYIHTIGHLEPSYVIQKFLDAQRIYNLTNYLEKLHEKGLASKDHTTLLLNCYTKLKDVEKLNLFIKSDDSVGELKFDVETAIRVCRAANYHEHAMYVAKKAGRHEWYLKILLEDLDRYEEALEYISSLEASQAGMTIKEYGKILIEHKPVETIEILIRLCTEDGDKRGDSNGLYVSMLPSPVDFLSIFIHHPQSLMEFLEKYTNKVKDSPAQVEIHNTLLELYIANELNFPSMSQVNGGGDYLNGASAKAATLNAESNGTTAGKKGSKEEKDRLVRREKGLRLLKSAWPAEAEHPLYDVDLAIILCEMNAFKDGLLYLYEKMKLYKEVIACYMQAHDHEGLIACCKKLGDSVKGGDPTLWADLLKYFGELGEDCSKEVKEVLTYIERDDILPPIIVLQTLSRNPCLTLSVIKDYIARKLEQESKMIEEDRQAIEKYQEDTLAMRKEIQDLRTNARIFQLSKCTTCTFTLDLPAVHFMCMHSFHLRCLGDNEKECPECAPEYRSVLEMKRNLEQNSKDQDRFFHQIKNSKDGFSVIAEYFGKGIISKTSNGSTSDLRAAASSSNSGF, from the exons ATGTATCAATGGAGGAAGTTTGAGTTCTTCGAGGAGAAGTATGCGGCGAAATGCGTGGTTCCGGATGGCGAGGAAGACGATGATCTCGCCACGAAGAAGATCACTTGCTGTTCCAGTGGCAGGGGAAAGGTGGTGACTGGTTTTGATGATGGTAACGTTTGCTTGTTTGATCGAGGTCTCAAGTTCAATTACGCCTTCAAGCCTCACGCTTCCAGTGTCCTCTTTCTTCAACAGCTCAAG CAACGCAACTTCTTAGTAACTATTGGGGAAGATGAACAACTTTCTCCCCAGCAATCACCTTTGTGCCTGAAGGTTTTTGAccttgataagatgcaaccagaGAGTTCAAGCATGACGAGTCCTGATTGTGTTGGGATATTGCGTATATTCACCAATCAGTTTCCTGAGGCACAG ATTACTTCTTTTTTAGTCTTAGAAGAAGTGCCTCCTATACTACTCATAGCTATTGGCTTAGACAATGGTTCTATTTACTGCATCAAAGGAGATATTGCAAGGGAACGTATCAGCCGATTCAAGCTTCAGGTGGAAAGCTATTCAGACAAAACCCTGTCCTCCATAAATGGTCTTGGATTTAGGGTAGATGGTCGATCTCTACAACTGTTTGCTGTAACTCCAAGTTCAGTGAGCTTGTTCTCATTGCATGATCAACCACCAAGAAGGCAGACCCTTGATCAGATTGGATGTGATGGACACAGTGTTGCAATGAGTGACCGCTCT GAGCTGATGATTGGGCGACCTGAGGCAGTATATTTTTATGAAGTTGATGGGCGTGGTCCATGTTGGGCTTTTGAGGGAGAGAAGAAATTGCTAGGATGGTTTCGAGGGTACCTTTTGTGTGTCATTGCTGATCAAAGAACACGAAAGCACACTTTCAACATTTATGACCTGAAGAATCGTTTAATAGCCCATAGTGCGTCGGTTAAAGAGGTTTCTCACATGCTGTATGAATGGGGTAACATCATACTCATAATGAGTGACAAGTCAGCTTTATGTATAGGGGAAAAAGACATGGAAAGCAAGTTAGACATGTTATTTAAGAAGAACCTATATACGGTAGCAATTAATCTTGTTCAAACTCAGCAAGCTGATGCTGCTGCCACAGCTGAGGTGCTAAGAAAATATGGAGATCATCTGTATAGCAAGCAAGACTATGATGAGGCAATGGCTCAATACATTCATACTATTGGTCACCTTGAACCGTCTTATGTAATACAGAAGTTTTTGGATGCTCAAAGAATCTACAACCTgacaaattatttggaaaaaCTACATGAGAAGGGTCTTGCTTCTAAAGATCACACCACTCTTCTATTGAACTGTTACACCAAACTTAAGGATGTTGAAAAGCTAAATCTGTTTATTAAAAGTGATGACAGTGTTGGGGAACTTAAGTTTGATGTGGAGACAGCAATCAGGGTTTGTCGTGCTGCCAATTATCATGAGCATGCAATGTATGTTGCAAAGAAAGCGGGGAGACATGAGTGGTACTTGAAAATTTTGCTTGAAGATCTTGATAGATATGAAGAGGCTTTGGAATATATTTCAAGTCTTGAAGCAAGTCAAGCAGGGATGACAATAAAGGAGTATGGTAAAATTCTAATAGAGCACAAACCAGTGGAGACAATTGAGATTCTCATAAGGCTCTGTACAGAGGATGGAGACAAAAGAGGAGACTCGAATGGTCTCTATGTATCTATGTTGCCATCTCCGGTTGATTTTCTCAGCATCTTCATTCATCATCCTCAGTCCCTTATGGAATTTCTCGAGAAATATACCAATAAGGTCAAGGATTCACCTGCTCAAGTGGAGATTCACAATACCCTCTTAGAATTGTATATAGCCAATGAGTTGAACTTTCCTTCAATGTCACAAGTTAATGGGGGTGGAGATTACCTTAATGGAGCATCGGCAAAAGCTGCGACTTTAAATGCCGAATCCAATGGAACCACTGCTGGTAAAAAGGgttcaaaggaggagaaggaccGTCTTGTAAGGCGTGAGAAGGGTCTACGCTTGCTTAAGAGTGCATGGCCTGCAGAGGCAGAACATCCACTTTATGATGTTGATTTAGCAATTATATTATGTGAAATGAATGCATTCAAAGACGGACTTCTATATTTGTATGAAAAGATGAAACTTTATAAAGAAGTGATTGCTTGCTATATGCAGGCGCACGATCATGAGGGGTTAATTGCATGCTGCAAAAAGCTGGGGGATTCAGTTAAAGGAGGGGATCCAACTCTCTGGGCAGATTTACTTAAATATTTTGGTGAGCTCGGAGAAGATTGCTCCAAAGAAGTAAAAGAAGTTTTGACCTATATTGAGAGGGATGATATTTTGCCCCCCATAATTGTCCTTCAAACTCTTTCAAGAAATCCATGCCTCACACTTTCCGTAATCAAAGACTACATTGCTCGAAAGCTTGAGCAGGAATCAAAGATGATTGAGGAGGATCGACAAGCTATTGAGAAATATCAG GAAGATACACTAGCAATGAGAAAAGAGATTCAGGATCTTCGGACAAATGCTCGAATTTTCCAGCTTAGCAAGTGCACTACATGCACTTTTACCCTTGATCTCCCTGCTGTGCACTTCATGTGCATGCACTCATTTCATCTGCGCTGCCTCGGTGACAACGAAAAAGAATGCCCTGAGTGTGCTCCTGAATACAGATCTGTCTTAGAAATGAAAAGAAATCTGGAGCAAAATTCTAAGGACCAGGATAGGTTTTTCCATCAAatcaagaactccaaagatgggTTTTCTGTCATTGCCGAATATTTCGGGAAAGGGATCATCAGCAAAACAAGTAATGGATCCACTTCTGATCTCAGAGCTGCAGCTTCTTCATCCAATAGTGGCTTCTGA
- the LOC112727850 gene encoding 18.1 kDa class I heat shock protein, producing the protein MSLIPSLLSNRSTLLDPFSSDIWAPFGSNNEVSSFTNARVDWKETPEAHVFKADLPGLKKEEVKVEVEEGRVLQISGERRVEKEEKKEDEKWHRVERGRGKFLRKFWLPENAKVDEVKASMENGVLTVTVPKLPEKKPEVKTIEISG; encoded by the coding sequence ATGTCTCTGATTCCTTCATTGCTAAGCAACAGGAGCACCTTGCTGGACCCATTCTCCTCAGACATATGGGCACCATTCGGCTCCAACAACGAGGTTTCGAGCTTCACAAACGCACGTGTGGATTGGAAGGAGACGCCGGAAGCGCACGTGTTCAAAGCGGACTTGCCGGGGCTGAAGAAAGAAGAAGTGAAAGTAGAAGTGGAAGAAGGGCGCGTGCTGCAGATAAGCGGGGAGAGGCGCgtggagaaggaggagaagaaggaggatGAGAAATGGCATAGAGTGGAGAGGGGACGTGGAAAGTTCTTGAGGAAGTTCTGGCTTCCGGAGAATGCAAAGGTTGATGAGGTTAAGGCTTCAATGGAGAATGGTGTGCTCACTGTTACGGTTCCTAAGTTGCCGGAGAAGAAGCCTGAGGTCAAAACCATTGAGATCTCTGGCTGA